From the genome of Cynocephalus volans isolate mCynVol1 chromosome 14, mCynVol1.pri, whole genome shotgun sequence, one region includes:
- the GKN1 gene encoding gastrokine-1, producing the protein MEGHVAWGLPGPHETLAPVKLAEYKYEKAPHPGPYLPSLLLRCFREDKMKFTIVFAGLLGVFLAPAIADYNINVSDDDNSAGSGQQTVSVNNEHNVANIDNNNGENPWNSVWDYGSGFAATRLFHKKSCIVYKMNKDAVPSIQALDALIKEKKVKIKGKGAGELSRKGLMYSINPSKVDDLNKFGNNITTMCRGVPTYLAEEITGASLFYYSEKCFNTNILWILNISFCGETVEN; encoded by the exons TAAAGCTGGCCGAGTACAAATATGAGAAGGCCCCTCACCCAGGTCCATACCTGCCTTCCCTTCTGCTCCGTTGCTTTCGTGAAGACAAGATGAAGTTTACA ATTGTCTTTGCTGGACTTCTTGGAGTCTTCCTAGCTCCTGCTATTGCTGACTAT AATATCAACGTCAGCGATGATGACAACAGTGCTGGAAGTGGGCAACAGACAGTGAGTGTCAACAATGAACATAACGTGGCCAATATTGACAACAACAATGGAGAGAACCCCTGGAATTCCGTCTGGGATTATGGAAGT GGCTTCGCTGCAACCAGACTCTTTCATAAGAAGTCATGCATTGTGTACAAAATGAACAAAGACGCTGTGCCTTCCATTCAAGCTCTGGATGCACTGATCAAGGaaaagaaggtaaaaataaaa GGTAAAGGAGCAGGGGAACTATCTCGCAAGGGCCTGATGTACTCCATCAACCCTAGCAAAGTTGATGACTTGAACAAGTTTGGAAATAACATCACCACCATGTGCCGGGGGGTTCCAACATACTTGGCTGAGGAGATAACTG ggGCAAGCCTGTTTTATTACTCAGAAAAGTGCTTCAATACTAATATACTCTGGATTCTGAACATTTCCTTCTGTGGAGAAACAgtggaaaactaa